In Vicia villosa cultivar HV-30 ecotype Madison, WI unplaced genomic scaffold, Vvil1.0 ctg.002276F_1_1, whole genome shotgun sequence, the sequence CAATAATTTTGCTTCCAATATAAAATTGTTGCAGCGTCTGTGTGAATTGACCTCTAATTCTCGTGAAATTCCACGAATAAATCATCCCTGGTTCTAAGCCATATCTCTTCCAAAACCACAGTGAGATAGATGGAGAGAATAATATCCTACATCGCACCTAAGAACTATGTCAAATTCTCCTATCTTACACCACCTCAATTCTATGTCGTAGATGAGATCCGTACGAAAGCAATGTCTGATGTAGGTCCACCACTAGAAAACCTTATCCAAGTTGGTTGACACGAGGTCACAAAGTAAAGACTGACCAATGTTAGGATTTCGAGATCATGAGAAGGTAATTCACACTAATACTACGCAGAATTACCGTTAGTATAACAGTCACCTTAGAGGATCACACAATAGCAAGAGTCTTTGTAAACAACAGAAGTTCATGTAATATCATTAACACTTTTGCGCTCAAGCAACTAGGAATCCACCAGCTAGATTTTAGTCCATGCAATGGTGGAGATATCTTGGATTTCAATGATTTTGTGACTCGATTAGCATCAATCATCAGCAAAAATTAAAAGTCCATGCATAATGACATATCTACCACTATCTTCAAAGAAACTCAATATGTTTAACCTTGACGCGCGTGAATAGTGCTTTTGAAGTTGTTCAGCTTGATGATAATCCAACCAAATTTGTGAAAATAGGTTCTGGATTCCCTTCAGAGGTAAATAACATGTATTTTAAACATGTTCAAGCTAATGCAGATCTCTTTGGTGTCTCTCCACATGGAATATGTGACATCGACCCTGACTTAGCGTGCCATCAGTTGAATGTCGATCCCAATGCCTAGTACGTCTCGTAGCGAAGAAAGAGACATCCTCCATGGAAATTATAAGCTACTGCTAGTGCATTCGAAGGATCGTTAGACCCCTAGTTCTTTATTGAAATGAAACACACAAGATGGTTTTCCAATGTTGTACTGGCCTCAAAAAAGCATACCAAGACTCGCATTAATTCAAAGATAAGTCGATCACTAGACGGTCAGACGCAGACGTCCTGGATTCGGTTGTATGGGGAATTCATATCAATACTCATGGGCTATATAGCTGATTGGGGAAGAAATTGAAAAGAAGTGGTGCATTTCTAACCAATTGTTCTCCCAACAATATAAGTATTCATCAAGGCTCTTcaaaatttgaataaataaatcttCTAACTGTAAGAAATGTTACACATACGAATACTATTATAACCCTCGGTAATATAATATAGATTGTGTTTATTAAGAAGACAACCCACTAGCCAAAACACGCTTGAAGCGAAATTGGCGCACTTCGTCTTAGGAACTAGCAATTCCAACACAATAGTCGGTGAAGCTCTAGAGATGTACACTCCGAACTAGGACAAAACCTAGGGGCAAGAATAGGAACCCCGCCTTTGGATAGAGAGAGTTTTTAGTGACATTAAAGAATATTACAAACTCTTCTTGACTGTAACAAATAATGACTAAACTTGGTTGCTATTTTGACTCGCATCGGTCAGGACTATAAAATTCAATGAATAAGTTGAATCTCATCTGTAGGATAGGCGACAACTGGCTTCAAAGACATGGAAAGGATAGTACTAATGGGAAAAAATTGTTTACATAAACGATCATTTTTCGATCAAGACAAGAATGGGAACCACAAGTTGGTTCGAAGCTCAAAAACCAAGCCAACAACGACCCAAATGATATAGCACAAAGAtgatgaataaaattaaataaatcacatcATACATGAAGaaagaataaaaaggaaaggtaaatacataaatatcatttttcattttggatattttttatTGTTGAGGAGATTTTGTTATTGGATTTAACATTTATTGAAGATTTGTTTAAGATTTTATATTTTCAGAAGGTGTGTGGTGTAGTGACTATTTTAACAATTCAAGTGGAAATGAAGGAGGTTCTTTTCTCAAGATTCACTTTAGTAGTGTTATGGGGAAGCCTACAGACAAGGTGGGAGTTCTTCTCAATCTTTGAGCAGACAAACGCTCAAGATACCATTAGGAACGAGAAAAGATTTTTCTTTGGAGCATGATTGTTAGGAATGGAAGATTCAAGACAATTTCGAGTAAAGATCTCACAAGAATTTAATTCGCATATTGTGTATGAGTCAAGGGATCCAGATAGAAAACTTTTATATTTTTACCATTATTTGGATATTGTGATTATGCTAAAATTCATGTAATTTGTCACAAATAATATTGGAAGAGAAAATTTTTCAATTGGCAACCATTAGAAAATGAATTAAGCTTAGTGAAGATGTTGAGTGAAAATTATATAATGCGCAAGTATACACGGTCCATAGTagcaaatgataaaaaaaagtaaGTTAGTGTAATAATTCAGATTGATTTGCCAAACTATCTTTTGTGAATGGGAACTAGCAaggataaaattaatttttggttcTCACAGGTTTTATTTTTAAGTAGACAATGATATAATCGAGTTTGTGTAAATAAGTGAAGTCAGGAATGGAATATATGTTGGGCAATAATTTGTTAATATACTTTTATCTAGTGTGCATATATTATATAATGCGCAAGTATACACGGTCCATAGTagcaaatgataaaaaaaagtaaGTTAGTGTAATAATTCAGATTGATTTGCCAAACTATCTTTTGTGAATGGGAACTAGCAaggataaaattaatttttggttcTCACAGGTTTTATTTTTAAGTAGACAATGATATAATCGAGTTTGTGTAAATAAGTGAAGTCAGGAATGGAATATATGTTGGGCAATAATTTGTTAATATACTTTTATCTAGTGTGCATATATGATATCAAAGTTGTTTGTGAAAATATGAAATTTAAGTGTTAAGAAACATTAATTAAAGAAAAGAttaaaacataaatttatatattattaaatttaaataaaaatattaaataagttaGTTGTGTATATTTTATATTACTTTTAGTTCAATCTATTATACATGCATATGTTGAAGAGGTCGTtcactttaatttaatttaacatgTGTCATGAGaatttcttcttcctctttttaaaatataacaacCATGTAAATGCAATACATGTAAACTTTAATTTAACATGTCTCATGAGAATTTATTCtcccttattttttttaatatgacaCTCAGAGTTTGTTCATGTCATGTGATAACAACTATGTAAATACAATATGAGAAACCATTCTTTCACCTACATTTTTATGTGTTAAATTAGTCATAAGTTTCATGTGAAAaagaatgttatatatatatatatatatatatatatatatatatatatatatatatatatatatatatatatatatatatatatatatatatatatatatatatatatatatatatatatatatatatatatatatatatatatataattaagaaGTGATTTTATAACTTATGTACATGTATTTTCTATCCagtaacaaatttttttaaaataactttatgAAAATTTGTAACATTGCattatgtattttaataaattaagaaTTTTGTCATTTACCTCCTTAATATAGATGGAGAGAACCATATGATTAAATAAATACAATAGTAATAATTATCGttaatatattatttgaaaaataagaacacattagaaaaataattatataataaaaataaactcaATTTTTCTTCTACTGTTAAAATTTAACTATaatcttaaaaattaaatttcactTACCATGAGAAATATTATACTTTAATAAGTTTTACGATGTTCTAAAACTGATTTAAAGTAATTATTATAGAGattaaatagttttaataatttaaaaaacattttaattatgcCGTAATAGTTAAAAATTAACCCTAAGAAGAGTTATTTAGTATACTTGATGATAATAAATCTTATAATATCTTGTGCTAAATTCAATATATGTTGTGTGTATTAATATGAATTtgtattcaaattatttttagaagacttcaatatttataaaaaaatcatgtttaatttttgaaaataccTAATTAATTTGGCACTTACATGATTTAACTTTTaacaattttgttatttttttattatatttttaaccatCCAAAAGAAAAAGTTTGGTAGAATTAACTTAGAAAACTTTTCAAATTTAAaccatttaaaatataatttaatatgataagattaaataaaattaattgattCATTGATTATACACTACTTAATTTTCAAAGATGGATAGGAAATTCATCACCAATCTATATGATgctaattaaaaatttaaaagttcaataaaaatttaatacTCAATTTTATCACTAATTATAAGGGTAAGGGTTTGTGTGATATATCTACTTAATTATCTATGTTTTTCTAAAAGAACAGTAATTCAGAAATTAGTTACTCcagaataacaaaaaaaaaaaagttagtttCTCTAGATCTTAAAAAActataaagaaaagaaaattaatgcTTTTAGGTAGACACACAAGTTATTGTATCCATATTAAAATGGTAGGAAATTTGAATAGATGTTAGCTTTTGTCTCACCTTCATGGGTGTTATTAACATCGTATTAGCATTTGTCTCCCTGTGTTTTGGAGGAAGGACATCATAATGGAAAAACATAGGGCAGTCTCCCTAGTCTCATAGCTGCCAAAGAAGATTTAAGTCATTACTCTTAAAATGTAGGTTGTGACGAATCATGTTCAACTTCTATTATAATAGatgaatattaaataatttattttctaaaatgttGGATTTATGCTGAACTTTGATGTTAGAAATTTTGTCAAACAATTTACATTTTCATTTGTTGGGTTTATGCTGAAGTTTGATGTTAGGAATTTTGTCAaacaatttatgttttcatttgCTTATATATTCTTGGAAAAAGAATTTACAAAGCTTAAAGATAGTATACATACAAATTAAACATACAAAATACATTAAATagtaaaacaaaattatataaacataacataaaaataatcaataaataatGACTCTTCAGAAATGGGTAAGTAAATAtgaattttcatttaaatttgtTATGTGTTTTCCCCTGTTTGTAGTGCTTTTAAATATAATAAGTCTTGTGTGAATAAAATTTATTCGTGTCTTTTCCCCTTCTTAGAATGCTTTTAAATATAATGAACATTATGAATAAAGAAAGCAGATACTAACATTTCACACACCTTGCCTGGTTggaatttattaaaatatgatgAAGAAAGAATACTAAGCAGTGAGGCTtaatgttaagtgccaaaatgtagttattttgtgtttgtaaatagtggcacttatcgatactttttgttaataccgttgaataattccccattttgtgcataaatacgtatactttgtgaatagatatattttcatatacttttatactttttgatagttttctattcattttgtaggtattgaggcgtatttggagcatgagcaataacgtgtcgaagacacgacttcaaacgcgcgattttgaacggcggaatcaattcatttggcgaataaagctcaaaaccaaagaataataaatcaccaatttggttgatatgttgtcattgttagataggaaattgaataagctttccaacgcttcgaaccggacgcaaatcggagttacggttctcaagttacgccatttttactaaaagctgtttttttcaattcagcaggttgggcgcgacgcgcgctgtaccagatccagaATTGTATAAATAGGCGGAAATAAGATATTTTAGGGCATgattggatattttagagctccaatccatccaatagcattttttgagtggaaagatgctagaaaacacattggagctgtcaaatggatgatccggggttgaatccttcatcaatcggagccgacaaaccgtgagatttttgggtttttcttcttttcttctctttgtggtttcatttgtgggttttgtatatatatatatatatatatatactttgatctcgtgtatatttgtcgcccatggcgttgtataaagttgctttacaatacaatataaacttgttgtttttcctgattttttacatcttgatgtttgggttatgtttggtgggttgttttgcatcttgatgttaggggtttgtgttgttgtagagatagacctcacaaatcttgattaggagtgataatcattagcttcttgattgtagagatagatgaagagttaatgttcactttATGTTGGTTCGTAATGCTGCCGGGTTGTTCGATCGGTGGAGACATCGTTGATTgagcaatattttaatttaacacgctaagtgttctggaccggcccaatccaATCAATTGGGCCACTCCCGCCTTCGGCCCAATACACGTCAGAGCGCACGTGGTGGATTACATCCGACCAGACTGGGCAAACGGGCCAAATAACCGACCAAAAGGATCCCACGTGCTCGGTAAACAATCAATCCACGCGTCTCCTGAATATTCTCCCCAGAAGGAGGAGTCCAATCCGCTCGCCAAAACAtcttataaatagccctctacatacagagggcaaggtaatatTTTTCTTACCACTAAGACCCTATTATTTTGTTGTACTCTGTGgaatacatacttactttggcatcggagtgccttgcaggtacaacacctTTTTTCCCATATTCGTCACCCCGAagttcaagccttcattgttgctggccatctgatctgctcggtaagatcagtggcgccgtctgtgggaactcTAGCTCCCCCGTTCCTTTTTCTTGCACCTTCTTGATCCTTTCTTGCAACCTGCAAGAACCCAGGAACCAAAGTCTCAACCATATCATTACTCATGGCCGACAATAACGAAGATCTCTCGTCATTAGACGCTGCAATTTTCAAGAGAAACGACATCTCCATCGTTCCTCCATCCAGAAACACAGTTCCTCGAGACGGTGTCACAGCATCCCCCTCCCCTAAAGATCTCCAAGATGATCAGTCTCATCGCTTCGAAGATACAAGCGGGAAGGACAACCACGAAGAAAATCTGGGCAACCCTTTCCTCTCAAAAGGGGAGACTCCCCCGGACCAGGCCCTAAAAGCTGTCCTAGCCGCTCTTGCCCAGACCAATGCACTCTTGCAACAACAAAGTAGCCGAATCGGGGCCCTCGAACAGAAGCGCCGTTCAAGGACTCCCCCCGATCACAAAACCCGTTCTCGACGTGAAGGGGTCACCAAGAAACGTCCACGGTCCCCTTCCCCCAAGAAGAATGAGGACCTATCTTCCAAGAAACGATCAAGCGATCAGCATTCCCGTCATCGCTCGCAGTCCCCCCGGCCAAGAAGGAGATCTAGGTCACCCCCGGGTAAACACGACGACAACCGGAGGCGACGCAGGCGCAGCCAGAGTCGATCTATCTCTCCCTCCGCCAGCGACGACGAGGAAGAGCGCCGCGGTCCTCTATCCCAGGAAATTCTAGAGGCTCCCCTACAAACCAGTCTCGAAAAACCCCCTCCGTTAGGGACGTACGATGGGACCACAGATTCATACGAGCACATTGAGAACATCGACGCCCTTCTCGACTATAGAGGAGTGCCCGGCATCATTAAATGCCGTTTGTTCCCGACCACCCTACGAAAAGGAGCCATGACTTGGTATAAAAGTTTGCCAGATGAATCCATCACATCATGAAGGGTGCTCGGAAAACTTTTTTCCAGACATTTCACGGCCTCCCGAAGACACCCAAAGTCAGAAGCCTCCTTGGAAGCCATTATCCAAGGAAAGGACGAGTCTTTACGGGCATACATAGAAAGATTCAATAAAGAAGCCGTACAAGTATCCACCACTGCCCATATGAAGAAGTTTTTGCTCGAGCGCGGCCTCCGACCACGCTCGGACTTCGCTAAAGCCGTCGGGATTGAAACACCGACCACTCTTGACGAATTCTTCCTCAAAGCCCAAGCCTACATACAGTATGAGGAGAAAGAAGTCGCCCACGCTGTCCGCAATTCCAGGCACGAAGAGAGCTGTAAAAATGCCCGCCAAGATGAGTCTCGCCGAGGGACTGACAAAAAGAAGGATGATAAGACTCGGGACCCCAAGGACTACAAAGCCCCCGCAGGGAAATTCCGAGAGTACACCCCGCTAAACGCGTCAAGGGAGCGCATCTTGAACGAATGCGCAAACGCCGAGTTTCAGACGGGCAAGGTCCGATTCCCAAAGAGCTTGCCCGTCCTGCCAAACGTAGATAAATCGAAATTCTGCCGTTTCCACAAAGGCCACGGGCACAACACTGAGGATTGCATCCACCTTAAAGATGCCATAGAGATATTAATCAGAGAGGGACATCTAAAGCAATATGCAAAGAAGCAGGAGGCCGCTAGAGAAGCTAAGCCAGTCACCGAGGAAGAGCCGGCAGAGGATACACCcgccatgcaagtggccatgagCATTACCAGGCCGGAAGATTTTTACCTCCCTGACTGGGCCAACGCAGCAACCACCTATTCCTCCCACAACACATGGGAGAGGTTCCCGTCCGCAATGGTCATATCAGGCGGGGGTTTCAGCAAGCTGACTGTCGGATCCGTAAAACGCAAGTTCGACGAGCTAATCTCGGCCAGCGCAAACATAGCCTCAACCTCTGACCAAGCCAAAGGCAGTCCCTCCTCAATATCCTTCTATAAAGAGGAGTTGTTCGGAGGAGCACCTAACGCGACCATCCCGCTTCTCATCCGAGCACGGATGACTAACTTTAATGTACGAAGAATTCTGGTCGACCAGGGAAGTTCAgtagacatcatgtactcccaattGTTCAAAACGTTGCAGCTGAACGACAGTCACCTTACACCATACGTAGGATCAGACCTACAAGGATTCAATAGTACTGTAACTAAGCCATGGGGATTCTTGGAACTCATAGTTTCGATCGGGTCGGCAGAGACCACCAGGGCAGTGAAAGTCCAGTTTCTAGTCATAGACTACCCATCAACATACCAATGCTTCCTCGGACGCCCCACTTTGGCCGAACTAATCGCGGTTCCCTCGACCGTACATCTCAAGCTCAAATACTATACGACCAAAGGACAAGTAGCGACACTCAACGGCGACATCGAAGCAGCCAAGAGGTGTTTCGAAGCCTCCGCCAAGGGCCTGAGCACGATAAAGACACCGGCCCAAGAGAAGACAGCAACCAGTGCTAC encodes:
- the LOC131638342 gene encoding uncharacterized protein LOC131638342, whose translation is MKKFLLERGLRPRSDFAKAVGIETPTTLDEFFLKAQAYIQYEEKEVAHAVRNSRHEESCKNARQDESRRGTDKKKDDKTRDPKDYKAPAGKFREYTPLNASRERILNECANAEFQTGKVRFPKSLPVLPNVDKSKFCRFHKGHGHNTEDCIHLKDAIEILIREGHLKQYAKKQEAAREAKPVTEEEPAEDTPAMQVAMSITRPEDFYLPDWANAATTYSSHNTWERFPSAMVISGGGFSKLTVGSVKRKFDELISASANIASTSDQAKGSPSSISFYKEELFGGAPNATIPLLIRARMTNFNVRRILVDQGSSVDIMYSQLFKTLQLNDSHLTPYVGSDLQGFNSTVTKPWGFLELIVSIGSAETTRAVKVQFLVIDYPSTYQCFLGRPTLAELIAVPSTVHLKLKYYTTKGQVATLNGDIEAAKRCFEASAKGLSTIKTPAQEKTATSATPETNKSMPRIDTVDLDSRFLGEPEQSINSGISEGILRPIPNGDFELVALGEDPTRGVKIGSDLPDLAKR